The genomic interval CGAAGAATTCAGCGCCGCGGCCCTGATGCCGAGCTGCTTCATCGCCTCCACCTGGTCGCGCATCAAGGCGATCAGCGGCGAAACGACGATGCCGACGCCCTCCCGGCAGAGCGCCGGGATCTGGAAACACAGCGATTTGCCCGCTCCAGTCGGAAACAACACCACCGCATCGCCGCCGGACACGACGTGCTCGACCACCTGCTGTTGTTTGCCGCGGAAGGAGGAATAGCCATAGATCTGCTTCAGCACATCGAGCGGCGCGCGGCCGGCCGAAAACAGCGCGTCGGCAGCGGAAAACCCCGGTTCATCGCGTTCGCTGAGCGGCATCAGTGGTTCGCCGCCCCTTTGACGCGGCCGGAGAGCACGCCGAAGCCGTCGATGATCGCCTCCTGATTTTCGAGGCGCACCCCTTCGAAATGCACTTCCTGCTGTGCCCGCATCAGCTGGGCTATCGCCTCGCCATCGCCGGCTTCGGTCGCGAGCGCAATCTCGCGCTCGAGCTCGATCTTCTGGCGGCGCAGCGCTTTGGCCCGTTTATGGAAGGCGAGCGCCTGGCGATAACCCTCGCGCGCATCCTCCATCGCCGCCTCCTCGGTCGCCGTCCACAGCCGGGCATTGCGCACCTGCTGGTCGAGGCTCTTGATGAGTGGGCCGAAGCCCTCGAATTCCAGCCGTTCGGTCAGATATTCCCGCGTCAGATGCGGACCGGCGACGGCAGCGGCAGCCCCGAGCATCGCCGACCAGAGCCGCTGCAGCGGCTTGCTGTCATATTCGATCGCGGCGATTTCGTCATAATCGTCGATCATCAGCGACGGATGGTTGACGATCGTCAGCGCCAGCACGCTTTCGCGCAGCGCCGTATTGTCCTGATGGCCGCGCACCAGGCCGGAGCGGGCAAGCCGGTCGGAAATGACGTTCGGGCTTTTCGGCCCTTCCTTGCCGGCATTGCCGCGGCCTGTCCGCCCGTTGAAGCCGCGTCGCTCGCCATTGCCGCGGTTCAGGAACTGCGGTTGGAAGAAGGCATTCAGCCGGTCGCGAATATCCTGCTGGTAGTGGCGGCGCACATTCTCATCGGCGATGACGGCGACGAGCTGTTTCAATCGCGCTTCAAGCTCGGCGCGCGCCTCGGGCGTGTCGAACTTGCCGGTATTGATTTCCCGGCTCCACAGCATTTCCGAAAGCGGCTTTGCCTGGCTCATCACCTTGTCGAAAGCCGCCCGCCCGTCATCGCGCACCAGATCGTCCGGGTCCTTGCCATCCGGCAGCAGCGCGAAGCGGACGGAGCGGCCGGGCTTCAGGTGCGGCAGCGCCAATTCGGCGGCGCGATTGGCGGCGCGAATGCCGGCGCCGTCGCCGTCGAAGCAGAGCACCGGCTGCGGAACCATCTTCCAGAGCAGCTCGAGCTGGTTTTCGGTGAGCGCCGTGCCGAGCGGCGCAACGGCGTTCTCGATCCCCGCCTGATGAAGCGCGATCACGTCCATATAGCCTTCGACGGCGATGATAGTGCCGGCCGCATTGTCATCCTGCGGATCGCCACGGCCCGGCCCCTGGATTGCGCGACGCGCGCGGGCGAAATTGTAAAGGACATTGCCCTTGTGGAAGAGCTCGGTCTCGTTGGAGTTCAGATATTTCGCTGGCGCATCAGCCGACATGGCGCGGCCGCCGAAGGCGATGACCTTCTCCCGCGACGACAGGATCGGAAACATGATGCGGTCGCGGAAGCGATCGTAGGACACTGGCACGTTTTCATGCACAACGAGACCGCAGGCCTCGATCTGCTCCTTGGTGACGCCTTTGCCGGCGAGAAATTCCTTCAGCGCATTGCGGCTGTCGGGTGCATATCCGAGACGGAAGGTCTCGATGGTGCGTCCCGTCAGCCCGCGATCGCGCAGATAGGCGCGCGCCTTTGCGCCATTTGCCGTCTGCAGCTGGTCTTGGAAGAAGGCCGTCGCCATTTCCATGACGTCGATCAGCGAGCCGCGTTCCTTCTCGCGCTTCTCCATGACAGGGTCAGCAAGCGGCATCGGCACACCGGCCATGTCGGCAATCTGCTGCACCGCCTCCGGAAAACTCAGCCCCTCGAGCTCCGTCAGGAAGCGAAAATGGTCGCCGGTTACGCCGCAGCCGAAGCAGTGGTACCGGCCCTTCCTGTCCTCGCAGTGAAAGCTCGGCGATTTCTCGCCGTGGAAGGGGCAGCAGGCCCAGTAGTCGCCACGCGAGACGTTGGTCTTGCGCTTATCCCAGCTGACGCGGCGCGCGATCACGTTCGAAATCGGAACGCGGTCGCGAATCTCATCGAGAAAAGTGTTGGAAAAGCGCATTTATACCTCTTGGCCAACCTCCATATAAGCTGCTTTGCCGCTCCATGCCACGAAACTTGTCGCGAAAACCCGCTATTCACAGGCAAGTGCAGCTGTCGCCGGCGGTGGCGCTTATTCGATCAACAACGCGTTACCGCACCTGCGACAGGGGTGCGACATTATTGTCTTCACCGGTCGAAATTCCACCGCGGCGAGTCCTGCGCCAAGAACCTCGTACTTAGAAGAAGGAGGAATGAAACCGCCGCTAAAACAATTCCTTATCGACTTTGTCAATTGAGCATCATCGTCGTTTGGCCGCCTCCGCGCCCATCGCTTCGAAGCTTCCCCGACCGCCTTTTCCGGCAATCATTATTTTTTTGTAATTTGAACAAGCAGCCAGCCCGCAATAGGTTCGATCTCAACCAAGCGATCCCCGAGCGAAGCACCATCCCTACCCCCGGCGCCGCTTCGCAAGGGTGCCTTTGCAAAGACCCTCCGGTTTGGGCTTCGGCCCTGCGTGCCGGCGGAAGCAAAGAGCAAGAAGGCAGGAGCGCCCCCAGCTCCTGCCTTCTTAATTTTTGGCACGCCCCGAGAGAGTTTCCCCTTTGAAATTAACAGTTTGTTAACAAAGGCGTTGACAGGCCGCGTCGGCATGAAAGATGTATGCGCCGACATCCTGGACCCTTCCAATGGCCTTCACCGCCGACAATCTTGCAGCAGACGATCGCTTTCTGGCCGCTATCCTGCATTGCGCCAATCAGCTGCTTGCGATCTATCGCGAGAGCCCGCGCATCGCCTCGATCTTCGCCGCGCAGCAGCGCTGGCTGATGGCCCATGCGGGCTTCGCGCTTCATTACGGCCATCCCGACGACGGCCAGAACGTCGGCCTCTACTCCGGACGCTTCATCGATTTCGCGGTCAAGAATGACATCGCCAGCCGCAACACGGCTGCGGCCTTCATGCAGGAAATGCTGGCCTATCGCTTCCTGCGGCCGGTCCCCGGTCCCGACAAGCGCACACGCTATCTGGAGCCAACCGAAAGCGCCGAGCAGCATTTCACCCGATGGCTCGTCACCCATATGATGATCCTCGACAGCCTCGACGGGGGTGAACGCGCCAACCGGATCACCGCCGATCCCTCCACGATGATGGCAGCCATTCAGCCGCGGATCGCAAGGGCGATCATTGGCAGCGAAGCCGTTCGCAGTCCCGGGCCTACTTTCAACCTCTTCAACTGGGCGAATTCCGGCGGGCTGGTGATGGATTATCTAATCTCGCGCCTTCCGGATTTTTCCCGAACGGCCGAACGCGTCGTTCTCGGTCCCCTGTCGCTCAGGGAGCTCCGCGAACAATTCATGATATCCAATACGCACCTGAAGCGGCTTCTGACGCAGGCAACAATCATGGAAAGCGTCGGCTGGACCGAGCCTGCCCGTAGGGGCGACTTCTGGCTGTCGGGCCGCTTCATCTGCGAATACCGGAATTATCAGGCGGCGAAATTCGCCATTGTCGACGCCGCCGCCGAGGCGGTGCTCGGGCCTGCGGTCCAGGACGAACCGCAGGCAAGACGGGTCATTTGAGCGATCAGTTCAAGAGTTCCTTGACGGTCGCCGATGCCTTGGCGAAATCCATCTGGCCGGCATAACGCTCCTTGAGCGCCGCCATCACCTTGCCCATGTCCTTGACGCCGGCCGCACCAGTCTCCGCGATGATTGCCGAGATGTTGGCGCGCACTTCGCCGTCGGAAAGCTGCTTTGGCATGAAATCCTGGATGACGGTGATTTCCGCACGCTCCTTGGCGGCAAGCTCCGGCCGGGAATTCTCCTCGTAGATCTTTGCCGATTCGTCGCGCTGCTTCACCATCTTGGCGAGGATCTGCAGGATCTCGTCGTCGCTCGCCTGCTCCTTGCCGGTGCCGCGATTGGCAATGTCGCGGTCCTTGATCGCGGCCTGAATCAGCCGAACGGTCGACAGCCGCTCCGCATCCTTGGCCTTCATCGCCTCTTTCAGCTGGGTGGCGAGTTGATCGCGCAGCATGTCTTCACTCCTTTTTTGATGCCGCTTCATAAACCACGCCGATGCGGGGGATCAAATAAATTGCGCGATCGGCGCGATAAAGCGCAGGAAAACGGCGGCAATCCAGGCTACAAAGATTGACGCTAGGCAATTGCGTGGCTATTTACCGCCACCTGCACCAAAATTCGTGATCAGGCCAGAAGCGCGCGCCATTGCAGTGCCTAGACGCCTGGGAGATCAAATGGCGACGCGCGCGGCAACGCGCCGGCTGCCGGAAACGGGATAAAGATGACCGCGACAGCACCCTGGACAATTGAAAAGCCGACCGCCCTGCTCGTCCTTGCCGACGGCACGGTGATCGAAGGCAAGGGCATAGGCGCCACCGGCAAGGTGCAGGCCGAGGTAGTCTTCAACACGGCGCTGACCGGTTACGAGGAGATCCTGACGGACCCTTCCTACCTCGGGCAGATCGTCACCTTCACCTTTCCCCATATCGGCAATATCGGCACCAATGATGAAGACATCGAGGATCTGACGCCTGCCGCCCGCCACGGCGCCGTCGGCGTCATCTTCAAGGCTGACATCACCGAACCCTCGAACTACCGCGCCGCCAAGCACCTCGACCAGTGGCTGAAGGCGCGTGGCGTCATCGGCCTCTGCGGCATCGATACCCGTGCGCTGACCGCCTGGATCCGCGAGAACGGCGCTCCCAACGCGGTGATCGCCCACGATCCGAACGGCGTCTTCGACATCGAGGCGCTGAAGGCCGAAGCCAAGGCCTGGAGCGGCCTCGAAGGTCTCGACCTCGCCAAGATCGCCTCATCGGGCCAGTCCTCGCAATGGACCGAAACGCCGTGGGTCTGGAACCAGGGCTATGGCGAACTCGGCGCGGCGGATGCGAAATACCACGTCGTCTGCCTCGATTACGGCGTCAAGCGCAACATCCTGCGCCTGTTTGCCGGCCTCGACTGCAAGGTGACCGTCGTGCCGGCGACAACGAGCGCCGAAGACGTTCTCGCCATGCAGCCGGACGGCATCTTCCTGTCGAATGGCCCGGGCGATCCGGCGGCAACCGGCGAATATGCCGTGCCTGTCATCAAGACGCTTGTGAAGACGGATATCCCGGTCTTCGGCATCTGCCTCGGCCATCAGATGCTGGGGCTGGCGCTCGGCGCCAAGACCGAGAAGATGCATCAGGGCCATCACGGCGCCAACCATCCGGTCAAGGATCACACGACCGGTAAGGTCGAGATCGTCTCGATGAACCACGGCTTCGCGATCGACTCGAAATCGCTGCCGGATGGCGTTGAAGAGACTCACATTTCGCTTTTCGACGGCACCAATTGCGGCCTGCGAGTCCTTGGCAAGCAGGTCTTCTCGGTCCAGCACCATCCGGAAGCCTCCCCCGGCCCGCAGGACAGCCACTACCTCTTCCGCCGCTTCATCAACATGGTGCGCGAGAAGAAAGGCGAACCGGCGCTCGCCGAACGCTGATTTCAAGACGTGTGGTTTCGCAAGGCTCCTTAAGCCGGCGCCCACCAACTTGATCTGGTCTCTCTTGAATTTTGGGAGGCAGCAAGGAGGGGAAGGACCGCTATTTGCGTAAGCGGTCTTTTTTCGTTGTAGAAGGATAACGCTGCTTTGCGACCTCCAGCCAGCCGTTCCGGCGGCTATGCCTAATCCCCGAAGGCAAACGTTGGGCTCGGGCCTTCTCGACATCCGATCTGGGGTGGAGAGCGGCCACTCGCCAAGGTGGATGGGGACGACTCGAGCATGGAGCGGAAGTGCTGGCGAACGGCTTCGGACTTCGGGCTTCGGGAGACTTGCCAAACGCGGTTCATTCCGGAAGCCCCGCTAGGCGATAGCCAGCCACGATATGCTGGCGCACGTCTTCCGCCGGGAAAGGCTGCGATGCCGACCAGTGCCGGGTGGTGAAGTGCGGGTTGCTTATCATGAACATTTTCGCCTCCCAGCGCGCCTCCTCCAAGCGGCCAAGCTGCGCCAGGCTCGCTGCCAGCAGGCGTCGTGAAGTCGTGCGATAAGTTTCGGGCCTGCGCAGCGTTTGGACCGCTGATTTGTAGTCGCCGATGGAATATTGAGCCTGGCCCAACATCCAGTAATACCAACCGGGCGGGTGAGGATTGAGCCGGAGCGCCTTCCGCACCTGCTCAATGGCTTCCGCAGGCCGCCCGTTTTCGGTCGTCAGTTCAGCCTGCATCGCCCATGCGTCGGCGTGGTTGGGGTCCAGCCTGTGGGCGGCGTTAAATT from Rhizobium lentis carries:
- the dnaG gene encoding DNA primase, coding for MRFSNTFLDEIRDRVPISNVIARRVSWDKRKTNVSRGDYWACCPFHGEKSPSFHCEDRKGRYHCFGCGVTGDHFRFLTELEGLSFPEAVQQIADMAGVPMPLADPVMEKREKERGSLIDVMEMATAFFQDQLQTANGAKARAYLRDRGLTGRTIETFRLGYAPDSRNALKEFLAGKGVTKEQIEACGLVVHENVPVSYDRFRDRIMFPILSSREKVIAFGGRAMSADAPAKYLNSNETELFHKGNVLYNFARARRAIQGPGRGDPQDDNAAGTIIAVEGYMDVIALHQAGIENAVAPLGTALTENQLELLWKMVPQPVLCFDGDGAGIRAANRAAELALPHLKPGRSVRFALLPDGKDPDDLVRDDGRAAFDKVMSQAKPLSEMLWSREINTGKFDTPEARAELEARLKQLVAVIADENVRRHYQQDIRDRLNAFFQPQFLNRGNGERRGFNGRTGRGNAGKEGPKSPNVISDRLARSGLVRGHQDNTALRESVLALTIVNHPSLMIDDYDEIAAIEYDSKPLQRLWSAMLGAAAAVAGPHLTREYLTERLEFEGFGPLIKSLDQQVRNARLWTATEEAAMEDAREGYRQALAFHKRAKALRRQKIELEREIALATEAGDGEAIAQLMRAQQEVHFEGVRLENQEAIIDGFGVLSGRVKGAANH
- the carA gene encoding glutamine-hydrolyzing carbamoyl-phosphate synthase small subunit; its protein translation is MTATAPWTIEKPTALLVLADGTVIEGKGIGATGKVQAEVVFNTALTGYEEILTDPSYLGQIVTFTFPHIGNIGTNDEDIEDLTPAARHGAVGVIFKADITEPSNYRAAKHLDQWLKARGVIGLCGIDTRALTAWIRENGAPNAVIAHDPNGVFDIEALKAEAKAWSGLEGLDLAKIASSGQSSQWTETPWVWNQGYGELGAADAKYHVVCLDYGVKRNILRLFAGLDCKVTVVPATTSAEDVLAMQPDGIFLSNGPGDPAATGEYAVPVIKTLVKTDIPVFGICLGHQMLGLALGAKTEKMHQGHHGANHPVKDHTTGKVEIVSMNHGFAIDSKSLPDGVEETHISLFDGTNCGLRVLGKQVFSVQHHPEASPGPQDSHYLFRRFINMVREKKGEPALAER
- a CDS encoding GatB/YqeY domain-containing protein — protein: MLRDQLATQLKEAMKAKDAERLSTVRLIQAAIKDRDIANRGTGKEQASDDEILQILAKMVKQRDESAKIYEENSRPELAAKERAEITVIQDFMPKQLSDGEVRANISAIIAETGAAGVKDMGKVMAALKERYAGQMDFAKASATVKELLN